The following proteins come from a genomic window of Lycium ferocissimum isolate CSIRO_LF1 chromosome 4, AGI_CSIRO_Lferr_CH_V1, whole genome shotgun sequence:
- the LOC132051509 gene encoding uncharacterized protein LOC132051509 → MGKRLGRGGRREELPSPSMLTRAVDSVFDFVRLAEFEILFVLFFLVAFLIFKDLTSRPEYNQILVKKPDWWPY, encoded by the exons ATGGGGAAGAGATTAGGGAGAGGTGGAAGAAGGGAGGAGCTTCCCTCGCCGTCGATGTTGACTCGTGCAGTGGACTCAGTATTCGATTTCGTGAGATTAGCAGAGTTCGAGATCCTCTTCGTCCTCTTCTTTCTTGttgcttttctcattttcaaggATCTC ACTTCAAGGCCAGAGTATAATCAGATTTTAGTGAAGAAGCCAGATTGGTGGCCTTATTAG